GGGTGTAGAAGAAGCCGGGGTCGACCCTTTCCCCGCCGGTCACCAAGGTGGCACCGGCGGCCACCGCGCGCTGCACCATGGCGTCGACCTTGTCGCGCTGCTTGGCGCTGATCAGCGGACCCATGTAGGTCGTGGGGTCGGTCGGGTCGCCGTAGCGCACGTGGGAGAAGTTGGTCTTGATCATCTCGACGATCTCGTCGTGATGGCTGTTGGGCACCAGCAGCCTTGATGTCAGTGCGCAGCCCTGGCCGGCGTGGGTGACCATCGAGAACGCGGCGAACACCGCGGCCATGTTGAAGTCGGCGTCATCGAGGACGATGGCCGCCGACTTGCCGCCCAGTTCCAAAAAGACTCGCTTGAGTGTCCCGCTGGCGGCGGCCATGATCGCCCGGCCGGTGGGGGTGGACCCGGTGAAGGTGACCATGTCCACGTCCGGATCGGTGGTCAATACGGCACCGACCGCGGGGTCCGACGAGCTGAGCACATTGACCACCCCGGCAGGGATATCGGTGTGGTTGACGATCAGTTCGCCGAGGGCGAGAGTGACCAGCGGGGTGTCGGGCGCGGCCTTGAGCACCACGGTGCAGCCGGCGGCCAGCGCGGGCGCGAGCTTCGCCAGGGCCAGCTGGTTGGGGTAGTTGTAAGCGATGATCGCGCCGACGACGCCCGCGCCTTCCTTCTCCACCCAACGGTGATGCAGCATTCCGCGACTCTCGACGTTGCCGAGGTCTTCGGTCATCGGATAGTCCGCGAGCAGATCGGCGTAGTACCGCACGATCGCGATCGGCCCGTCCAGTTGAGCTCCCTGGGTCAGCGCCGCCGTGGCGCCCACCTCGGCGATAGTGAGCGCGGCGAACTCCTCGCGGTGTTCGACGAGCGCCTTGTGCAGCTGATCCAGGCAGCGGATCCGCAGTGCGGTGTCGGTGGCCCAGTCGCCGGTATCGAAGGCCCGACGCGCCGCCGCGACGGCCGCGACCGCGTGCTCGACGCCGGCCTCGGGCGCATAGCCCAGGACTTCGCCGGTGGCCGGGTTGAGCGAGGCATACGTGGCGTCCGCCTCCACCAGTTCACCGTTGATCAGCAGTCGCCGGTCGACAACCTGCCCGAGAGAGCTATCGGCGGTGGTCTCTGCTGTGTCCTGCGAACGCATCAAGCCTCCAGATGGGTAACTCGGTTCTCATCTGCGGCGAATCATACATCTCATATGTGAGAACTCAAGGGCGTCCGAAAAGCATTGCAACCTGCCCTTCTACGGCGAGAGTTAATGCAGCTACGGCATTTTCGCTGCTAGGAGGCCACGCCGGCGCACCTTGCCAGAATCCGATATGCGAGAGTACGATTCTCAACGCTCGGAAAGGAGATTCTTTGTGACCGAGACGGGCCTCGTGAGGACTGCTGTCGTGACCGGGGGCGCCTCGGGTATCGGTGCGGCAGTCGTGAACCGATTACGTGCCGCCGGCCACCGGGTGGCCATCATCGACCTCAAACCTGACGGTCAGGATCTGGCCTTTGCCGCCGACGTGACCGATCGCGCGCAGATCGACGCCGCGCTGACCCAGATCCGCGAACAGCTCGGGCCGGTCACCATCCTGGTCAACGCCGCCGGCAAAGACGGCTTCAAAAAGTTCAGCCACATCAGCTTCGAGGACTGGCAGCAGATCATCGACATCAACCTCAACGGTGTATTTCACACCGTTCAGGCGGTGCTGCCCGACATGGTCGAAGCCGGCTGGGGCCGCATCGTCAACATCTCCTCGTCGAGCACCCATTCCGGGACTCCTTATATGGCGCACTATGTTGCCGCCAAGTCCGCCGTCAACGGACTCACCAAGACGTTGGCACTGGAGTACGGGCCCAGTGGTATCACGGTCAACGCCGTACCGCCGGGCTTCATCGACACCCCCATGCTGCGCAACGCCGATCGGCAAGGGTTCCTCGGCAACATCGAGGACAACATCGCCAAGACCCCCGTGCGGCGCATGGGACAGCCTGAAGACATCGCGGCGGCCTGCGCATTCCTGGTGTCCGAGGAGGCCGGCTACATCACCGGACAGATCCTCGGCGTCAACGGCGGCCGAAACACCTGACATTCACCATATTTCGCCACGCCACGGCGTGCATGGGCACTAACGAAAGGAACAGCAGTGGGACGCGTTGCCGGAAAGGTCGCATTCATCACGGGAGCAGCCCGCGGACAGGGCCGCAGCCATGCACTGCGACTGGCCGAGGAAGGCGCCGACATCATCGCCGTCGACTACTGCACCGACTTCGAGACCATCGGCTACAAAATGGCCACCCCCGAAGATCTCGAAG
The window above is part of the Mycolicibacter sp. MU0102 genome. Proteins encoded here:
- a CDS encoding SDR family NAD(P)-dependent oxidoreductase, whose translation is MRTAVVTGGASGIGAAVVNRLRAAGHRVAIIDLKPDGQDLAFAADVTDRAQIDAALTQIREQLGPVTILVNAAGKDGFKKFSHISFEDWQQIIDINLNGVFHTVQAVLPDMVEAGWGRIVNISSSSTHSGTPYMAHYVAAKSAVNGLTKTLALEYGPSGITVNAVPPGFIDTPMLRNADRQGFLGNIEDNIAKTPVRRMGQPEDIAAACAFLVSEEAGYITGQILGVNGGRNT
- a CDS encoding aldehyde dehydrogenase family protein — translated: MRSQDTAETTADSSLGQVVDRRLLINGELVEADATYASLNPATGEVLGYAPEAGVEHAVAAVAAARRAFDTGDWATDTALRIRCLDQLHKALVEHREEFAALTIAEVGATAALTQGAQLDGPIAIVRYYADLLADYPMTEDLGNVESRGMLHHRWVEKEGAGVVGAIIAYNYPNQLALAKLAPALAAGCTVVLKAAPDTPLVTLALGELIVNHTDIPAGVVNVLSSSDPAVGAVLTTDPDVDMVTFTGSTPTGRAIMAAASGTLKRVFLELGGKSAAIVLDDADFNMAAVFAAFSMVTHAGQGCALTSRLLVPNSHHDEIVEMIKTNFSHVRYGDPTDPTTYMGPLISAKQRDKVDAMVQRAVAAGATLVTGGERVDPGFFYTPTLLTNVDPDSEIAQEEVFGPVLTVIGYDDDDDAVRIANNSIYGLSGAVFGSQDRALALARRIRTGTFSINGGNYFSPDAPFGGYKQSGIGREMGTAGLEEFLESKTFAVPVAGAGG